The genomic interval GATCTCTTCTTCACTGAGACCAGAGCTTGCGGTGATCTTGATGGACTGCTCTTTGTTGGTCTGCATGTCTTTGGCGGAAACGTGCAGGATACCGTTGGCATCGATGTCGAAGGTCACCTCGATCTGCGGCACACCGCGCGGCGCCGGCGGGATGTCCGTCAGGTCGAAACGGGCCAGGGACTTGTTGTCCCGCGCCAGTTCCCGTTCACCCTGCAGGACGTGTACCGTCACCGCCGACTGATTGTCCTCCGCCGTGCTGAAAATCTGCGACTTGCGGGTCGGGATGGTGGTGTTCTTCTCGATGAGCTTGGTCATTACCCCACCCAGGGTCTCGATACCCAGGGACAGTGGGGTCACGTCCATGAGCAGCACGTCCTTCTTGGCGCCCGAAAGAACCGCACCCTGCACCGCGGCACCGATGGCCACGGCTTCGTCGGGATTGACATCCTTGCGCGGGTCCTTGCCGAAGAAGTCCTTGACCTTTTCTTGCACCTTGGGCATGCGCGTCTGACCACCCACCAGGATCACGTCGGTGATCTGACCCGTGGACAGGCTCGCGTCCTTCATGGCCACCCGGCAGGGCGCCATGCTCCGGTCGATGAGGTCCTCCACCAGGGACTCCAGCTTGGCTCGCGTCAGCTTCATGTTGAGGTGCTTCGGACCCGTCTGGTCGGCGGTGATGAAGGGCAGATTGACGTCGGTCTGCTGCGCCGAGGACAACTCGATCTTGGCCTTTTCCGCCGCCTCCTTGAGCCGCTGCATGGCCAGACGGTCGTTGCGCAGATCGATACCCGACTCGGCCTTGAAGGAATCGGCCAGGTAATTGATGACGCGATTGTCAAAGTCACCGCCGCCCAGGAAGGTGTCACCGTTGGTGGACAGCACTTCGAACTGATGCTCCCCGTCGAGCTCGGCGATCTCGATGATGGAGATGTCGAAGGTGCCACCACCCAGGTCGTAGACAGCGATTTTGCTGTCGCCCGGATTCTTGTCCTCGCCAAAGGCCAGGGCCGCCGCCGTCGGCTCGTTGATGATGCGCTTGACCTCGAGGCCGGCGATGCGCCCCGCATCCTTGGTGGCCTGACGCTGGGCGTCGTTGAAATAGGCGGGCACCGTCACCACCGCCTCCGTCACCGTCTCGCCCAGATAATCCTCAGCCGTCTTCTTCATCTTCTGCAGGATGTAGGCCGATATCTGCTGGGGCGAGTAGCGCTTGCCGCGCACCTCCACCCAGGCGTCGCCGTTGTCCGCCTTGACGATCTTGTAGGGGACGTGCTTCATGTCCTTCTGCACTTCCGGATCGTCGAACTTGCGTCCAATCAGACGCTTGACCTCGTAGATGGTGTTCTCCGGGTTGGTGACCGCCTGGCGCTTGGCCGCCTCGCCCACCAGAACCTCGCCCTCCTCAGTAAAGGCGACGATGGAGGGCGTGGTGCGCTTACCCTCGCTGTTCTCGATGACCTTGACCTTGTCCCCTTCCATGATGGCCACGCAGGAATTGGTCGTGCCCAGATCGATGCCGATGACTTTTGCCATGTGTCTGTCTCCTGATTTCTGAATGGATTCGCTTGCGAATGCTTACTGACCCTGACTGTCGGAGCCCGGATCCCGGCCCGCTTCCCCGCTGGCGGCCTTGGCCACGGTAACCATGGCTGGACGCAAGAGGCGGTCGTGGATGACATAGCCCTTCTGATGCACGGCCAACACCCGGTTCGGCTCCCCTTCCGCCTCCACCATGGCAATGGCCTGGTGACGATGGGGATCGAAACGCGCCGCCTCGGCCTCCACCGGCGCCACGCCCGCCTTGGCCAGAGCCTGAAAGAATAGACTCAGGGTGTTCTCCAGCCCCTGGCGCAACTGGGCCACGCCCTCACCGCCCGCCACCGGCGTCGACAAGGCCAACTCGAGGCTGTCCACCACCGGCAGAAGCTCTCGGGCAAAACGCTCGACGGCATAATTGCGCGCGTCCTCCATCTGCCGCTCCAGCCGTTTGCGCAGATTCTCCATATCCGCCAGCGCGCGCAGATAATCGTTGCGATACTGCTCTGCCTGCTCTTGCCAGTTGGGCTCCGGCTGCGCGGCATCCGCGTCCTTGCCGACCCCCTCTGCCGCCGCCTTTTCCGTGCCCTGCTGATCCTGCTGTTCCGCTTCTGTCATGGCCAAACCGCTCCTTCATTGCCCCGCATCAGATATGGGGCGCGCCAATCGCCATTTCAAGGGTGACCGGGCAACTCCGAGGACAGGGCCTTGCCCAAGGCCCGCGCCGTGCCGTCCACCAGGGGAATGATCTCGTGATAGGGCATGCGCATGGGACCGATGACGCCGATGACGCCCACCACCTCGCCATCGACGCTGTAGGGCGCCGCCACCACGCTGCAGTCGGCCAGAGGGGCATAACCCGACTCCTCGCCGATGAACAGACGGACATCGCTCCCGCGCACACTCTGGTCCAGGAGGTGTACCAAATCGCGTTTACGCCGCACCGCCTGCAGGAGTTCGCGCAGGCGCTCGTTATCGGCAAAGTCCGGCAGATCCAGCAGTTGCAGCTCCCCTTCGATGAGGATGCGCTCGGCGTCGGCATCGAGCATCTCCTCACCCAGCTCCATGGCGTTGCGCAGGATGCGGTCCAGTTCGTCGCGATTGTCCTGCAGGTCACGCTGCAACTGCCACAGAATGTCCTGGAGGGGTCTACCGCCGTACGTGGCATTGAAATAGTTGGCAGCCTGGGCCAGCTGACCCTGATCCAGGGCTTGCTCGACGCGGATGAGCCGGTTCTCCACATCGCCCCGGTCGGTGACGAAGATGGCGAGCACCTCGCGCTCCCGCAGCGCGAGGAAATCCACGTGTCGAAGAATCCGCGTCGCACGCCGCGGCACACGGACGAAGCCGGCCATGCGGGTAAGCTGCGACAGCACCTCGGTGGCCGCGTGCAGGACCTCGTCGGTATCGGGTATGTGCTCGCCGATGTGCCGCAACACGAGACGCCGCGCCTCCGGGGCAACCGGCAGGGTCTGCAGGAGCGAATCCACGAAAAAACGATAACCGGCCCGGGTAGGCACGCGCCCGGCGGAGGTGTGGGGGGCCATGAGCAGACCTTCGTCCTCCAGGTCCGCCAGTACGTTGCGCACCGTCGCGGCACTGATCTGCAAACCGGAATCCCGGGCAAGCTGACGGCTGCCCACGGGCACGCCGCTGGCGATGTGTTGTTCGATGAGCTGTTTGAGGAGATGCTGGGCGCGAGCATCCAAAGCCATAGAAACCTCCCCGCCGAGTCAACGCCTGGTGCGGGCTACACCCCGTGCACAGCCCTTAGCACTCAACCCTCGCGAGTGCTAACACTGTATCAGAGCCGCGCAGATCACGCAAAGCGATGGCGGCAGGGCCCCAAGGCCCGGCGGCGCCGATTACTTGATCTTGTCTTCCCGATAGGCGACGTGCTTGCGCGCCTTGGGATCGTACTTCATGAACTCCAGCTTGTCCGGAGTGGTCTTCTTGTTCTTGTTGGTGGTGTAGAAATGTCCCGTTCCCGCGGTGGACACCAGTTTGATCTTGTCACGCATGATAAGCTCCCGAGTCCGGTTGTCTTAAATCTTTTCGCCCGCGGCACGCAGCTCCGCCAACACCACGTCGATACCCTTCTTGTCGATGGTGCGCATGCCTTTGGTGCTCACCCGCATCCGCACCCAGCGCTGCTCGCTCTCTACCCAGAAGCGATGGTACTGGAGGTTAGGCAGGAAACGTCGACGCGTCTTGTTGTTGGCGTGGGAAACGTTGTTTCCGGCCATGGGCTTCTTGCCCGTGATCTTGCATACTCTGGACATGGCAACATCCCTCTGAAAAAGGGGCACTTTATATCACAGCAATCGGGCACTTGCCAGCCCCGGGGCGGCATCGCCCAGCCGCCGCGAGCCCGCGACGCTCGGCCAGTGTTCGGCCCGGGATAGCGCCCTTCACCGGGCTACATCCTTGGCCCCGCCCACAGCGCTCAGACGCCCTTCGCCCAGGTTTCCCTCAGCTTATTGGCCGCTTGCTGGATCTCGGCGCGCGTTGCCGCATCCAGAGATTCCAGGTGCTTCCACTGCAGGGCCGTGCGCGGGTGGCGGGCAAAGGGGTCGGCATGGCGTATCAGGAAATCCCAGTACAAGGTGGTGAAAGGACAGGCCTTGGCGCCGACACGCTCCTGCGGTCGATAGGGACAGCGGGCACAATGGCCGGTCATGCGCGCGATATAATGGCCACTGGCCACATAGGGTTTGGAGGCGACCCGCCCGCCATCGGCGTATTGCGACATACCCAGAACATTGGGCAATTCCACCCACTCCACGGCGTCTACATAGATGGCCAGGTACCAGGCGTGAATCGCCTTGGGTGCTACCCCCAGGAGCAAGGCAAAGAGGCCCGTGATCATGAGGCGCTCGATGTGGTGGGCATAGCCGTAATCCAGGGTCCGTTGCAGCACATCCCGCAGACAGGCCATGTCTGTCTGCGCCGACCAATAGAACTGCGGCAGGGGCTGCTCCGCGCCCAGGGCATTCTCCTCTAGATAGTCGGGCATGTAGCGCCAGTAGATACCACGCACGAATTCCCGCCAGCCGAGGATCTGGCGCACGAAACCCTCGGTGGCCGCAAGGCTTGCCTCGGCCCTGGCGTGGGCACCCAAGGCCGCCTCGATGACCCGTTGCGGATGCAGCAGCCCAAGATTCATGGCGGCGGACAGGCGCGAGTGATAGAGCCACACTGCGCCGGGCCAGGATGCATCCTGAAAACTGCCGAAGCTCGGCAGCCGCTGGGCGATGAAATCCTCCAGTGCGGCCTCGGCCTCGATCATGGTCACTGGCCAGTCGAAGTGCGCGAGGCTGCCGGGATGATCCGGGAACTCTCGCTCCACCACGGTCAATACCTCCCGGGTAATGGCGTCTGGGGCAAAGGCCAGTGGTTCCGGTAACCAGCCCGGTCCAGCCTTGCCAAAACTGTGGCGGTTCTCGCTGTCGTAATTCCAACGGCCGCCGAGGGGCTGATCGCCCTCCATGAGTATCCCGGTGCGTCGACGCGCGTGGCGGTACCAGAATTCCATGCGATGCTGACGCTGCGCTCCGGCCCAGCTCTGGAACTCCTCCCGGGTAAAGAGAAACTGGCTTGCCGGCCAGAGCTCGAACTCCGTTCCAGCGGCGTTGGCCAGGTCCCGCAGCCCCTCGGCCAATGCCCAGGTCCCCGGCTCGTGCAGGGCCAATCGCTGTGGGGCAAACCGTCGTAGGGCAGCCGCTACCGCCGTCACCAGGTCGTCGTAAGGATGTTCCGCCAGCGCCCAGTATTCCACCCGCAGACCGCGCTGGCGCAGGGCCTCGGCACCATGGCGCATGGCGCTGAGAAAGAGGGCAATTCGCGCCTTGTGCGACCACACGCGCTGCGCTTCGGCGCGCGCTTCCACCAGCAGGCACAGATCTCGCTCGGGATCTACCGTGGCGAGATGCGGGCTGTGCAGGTCCAGATGATCCCCCAAGAGCAGCACCAGACGGCGCACCGGCTTCGACATAGTTCTACCTCCCGAACAGGACAGCCCACCCATCGTTTTGGTCGGCACCGCGGCTGCCGCCACGATGGAGAGGACAGCGGGCAAGGCGCAGATCGCCCTTGCACGACGCCATCGATTTGTACTATACATAAATTCAACAGACACAGAACAGGTTCACCAGGGGGAGCTGTGGCATCCGCGTCGGCAACGCTTGCGTAATGGCAAGGAGTGGAGCGGCACACGAGCTCTCGCAGCTAAAGGAAAGTGAAGGATGCGTGTAGCAGTCATTGGAAGCGGCATAGCGGGTCTCGGGAGCGCCTGGCTTTTGCGTCAACAGCATCACGTCACCCTCTTCGAGGCAGACTCCCGTCCAGGTGGCCACACCCACACCGTCGACATTCCCTGGAATGGGCGCAATATCGCCGTGGAC from Acidithiobacillus caldus ATCC 51756 carries:
- the dnaK gene encoding molecular chaperone DnaK, with the translated sequence MAKVIGIDLGTTNSCVAIMEGDKVKVIENSEGKRTTPSIVAFTEEGEVLVGEAAKRQAVTNPENTIYEVKRLIGRKFDDPEVQKDMKHVPYKIVKADNGDAWVEVRGKRYSPQQISAYILQKMKKTAEDYLGETVTEAVVTVPAYFNDAQRQATKDAGRIAGLEVKRIINEPTAAALAFGEDKNPGDSKIAVYDLGGGTFDISIIEIAELDGEHQFEVLSTNGDTFLGGGDFDNRVINYLADSFKAESGIDLRNDRLAMQRLKEAAEKAKIELSSAQQTDVNLPFITADQTGPKHLNMKLTRAKLESLVEDLIDRSMAPCRVAMKDASLSTGQITDVILVGGQTRMPKVQEKVKDFFGKDPRKDVNPDEAVAIGAAVQGAVLSGAKKDVLLMDVTPLSLGIETLGGVMTKLIEKNTTIPTRKSQIFSTAEDNQSAVTVHVLQGERELARDNKSLARFDLTDIPPAPRGVPQIEVTFDIDANGILHVSAKDMQTNKEQSIKITASSGLSEEEIQRMVREAEAHAAEDKKARALIEARNEADASMHGARKALSEHASAPEAEKAKVNDAIAAVEAAVKGEDVEAIKGAVASLMAAVSTLLQHAGAGAAGDGTGAGSGAGEQAKNDDVVEAEFEEVHDKK
- a CDS encoding nucleotide exchange factor GrpE — its product is MTEAEQQDQQGTEKAAAEGVGKDADAAQPEPNWQEQAEQYRNDYLRALADMENLRKRLERQMEDARNYAVERFARELLPVVDSLELALSTPVAGGEGVAQLRQGLENTLSLFFQALAKAGVAPVEAEAARFDPHRHQAIAMVEAEGEPNRVLAVHQKGYVIHDRLLRPAMVTVAKAASGEAGRDPGSDSQGQ
- the hrcA gene encoding heat-inducible transcriptional repressor HrcA — protein: MALDARAQHLLKQLIEQHIASGVPVGSRQLARDSGLQISAATVRNVLADLEDEGLLMAPHTSAGRVPTRAGYRFFVDSLLQTLPVAPEARRLVLRHIGEHIPDTDEVLHAATEVLSQLTRMAGFVRVPRRATRILRHVDFLALREREVLAIFVTDRGDVENRLIRVEQALDQGQLAQAANYFNATYGGRPLQDILWQLQRDLQDNRDELDRILRNAMELGEEMLDADAERILIEGELQLLDLPDFADNERLRELLQAVRRKRDLVHLLDQSVRGSDVRLFIGEESGYAPLADCSVVAAPYSVDGEVVGVIGVIGPMRMPYHEIIPLVDGTARALGKALSSELPGHP
- the rpmG gene encoding 50S ribosomal protein L33; its protein translation is MRDKIKLVSTAGTGHFYTTNKNKKTTPDKLEFMKYDPKARKHVAYREDKIK
- the rpmB gene encoding 50S ribosomal protein L28, whose protein sequence is MSRVCKITGKKPMAGNNVSHANNKTRRRFLPNLQYHRFWVESEQRWVRMRVSTKGMRTIDKKGIDVVLAELRAAGEKI
- a CDS encoding cryptochrome/photolyase family protein; this encodes MSKPVRRLVLLLGDHLDLHSPHLATVDPERDLCLLVEARAEAQRVWSHKARIALFLSAMRHGAEALRQRGLRVEYWALAEHPYDDLVTAVAAALRRFAPQRLALHEPGTWALAEGLRDLANAAGTEFELWPASQFLFTREEFQSWAGAQRQHRMEFWYRHARRRTGILMEGDQPLGGRWNYDSENRHSFGKAGPGWLPEPLAFAPDAITREVLTVVEREFPDHPGSLAHFDWPVTMIEAEAALEDFIAQRLPSFGSFQDASWPGAVWLYHSRLSAAMNLGLLHPQRVIEAALGAHARAEASLAATEGFVRQILGWREFVRGIYWRYMPDYLEENALGAEQPLPQFYWSAQTDMACLRDVLQRTLDYGYAHHIERLMITGLFALLLGVAPKAIHAWYLAIYVDAVEWVELPNVLGMSQYADGGRVASKPYVASGHYIARMTGHCARCPYRPQERVGAKACPFTTLYWDFLIRHADPFARHPRTALQWKHLESLDAATRAEIQQAANKLRETWAKGV